The segment AATTCCCAGTTTATGGGCGTTTTCGACGAACCGCTGCTGAATCGCGGTATTCTGTCCCTTGCGCATGTTGCGCAGAATCCGGTCATCGCCGGATTCGAACCCTACCGCCGTGCTGTGCAGGCCCGCCTCTTTGAGCAGCCGCAGCGTCTCGAAATCGACGGTGGTGCGCAGATTGGCAAAAAAAGGCAGCCGAACGCCTTTTTCCTTGACCAGCTGCGCAAAGCGTCGGGCAAACGGCGGATCTGCGGCAAAATTATCATCCTCGAAGGTGATCTCGCGAATTTCCGGCATGTTCTCCTGCACCCACAGCATTTCGCCGACGATGTTTTCCGGACTGCGGTGTCGATAACGATGACCGTGCATCACTTGGGGATAGACGCAATAGAAACACATGGCGGTGCAGCCGCGGCCTCCGATCAGCATCACCATAGGGTGATGGCTGAGATTGAAATAATAGTCATTAGGATTAAGAAAGCGTTTGTAGATCGGCGCGATCCAAGGGAGATCGTCGAGATTTTCGATCAGCGGGCGCTCCGCATTTTTGCAGATTTCGCCGTTACGACGATAGGCGAGGCCCAAAACTCGGCTCGGCGAACCGCCCTGCTCCAACAGTTGCGCCAGCTCCGCCACCGTAAGGTCGTACTCGCCGATGCAGACGTAATCGACGGCCGGGTGACGCTCCAGCGTCTCACGCCAGAGCGCCGTGACGTGGGTGCCGACCATGGCGACGGCCGATTCGGGAAGTATCGCCTTGAGCTCACCCGCGACGGCACAATCACTGTACCAACTGGCGGTTACGGACTCGAGGACAATC is part of the candidate division KSB1 bacterium genome and harbors:
- a CDS encoding B12-binding domain-containing radical SAM protein; the encoded protein is MRILFLNPPYFERFSRSQRSPGVIKSGTMYYPYWLASAAAVAESRGHEIDLIDCPASRRTLADIRSRLLDFAPDLIVLESVTASWYSDCAVAGELKAILPESAVAMVGTHVTALWRETLERHPAVDYVCIGEYDLTVAELAQLLEQGGSPSRVLGLAYRRNGEICKNAERPLIENLDDLPWIAPIYKRFLNPNDYYFNLSHHPMVMLIGGRGCTAMCFYCVYPQVMHGHRYRHRSPENIVGEMLWVQENMPEIREITFEDDNFAADPPFARRFAQLVKEKGVRLPFFANLRTTVDFETLRLLKEAGLHSTAVGFESGDDRILRNMRKGQNTAIQQRFVENAHKLGILVHGCFMVGFPGETRETMKKTLQLAIKIKPDSAQFYPVMPYPGTGAYAYYKEKGFLATDSFDLWLTAEGGHRCVLNLPGLPPEEIERFCERAFRRFHFRPGYLWYKLRQAVRSPREGRRSFAAGLHFVGYLLFGRRRRDLPFKVKPILPSPEWYGTIRVPMGRMEALKKATKRKQEFSE